CATTCCGAGATTGGAAAGAGGGGGTTGTTTTCTTCCGTCGGGGTCTTCTTTTTCAAAAGGAGTGAGGTTGATGTGCGGAGAAGTGAATTTTTCAAGGACATCGAGAAGCACATCTTTTGAAGCCATGTGCCGGATCTGACTTTTGAGCTTAAATTTCTCAATAATTTCCTTCACGTTTTGGCTAAAGCCATTGAGATATTCTTCAAAGTTGGCCTGCAAAATTTGCTGGCTGTTGGTAGCAGTTTCACATAGTCTTTGCAAAGTCCATTCGCTGGTATTGTAAAATACATAGCCACTTGCATCGCGCAGGCCCGCTTCGTCCCATTCGGTAAAGCCCGCTTCATCACGTTGGAAAGCGAGTTCTTCCAAAACGGCTTCTTTGGTAGGTTCTAGCAAAGCATCTAATCTTCTCAAAACTACCATGGGCAGAATAACGTCTCTGTATTTCCCTCTTACATATACGTCTCTAAGACAATCGTCCGCTATGGACCAGATAAAGGATATGAGTCTATTGTGTACGGATTGGTTCATAGGTTGATTTTATATTACCCCTTCCCCGCAATCTCTTCAAAAAACATCAATTTTCCAGTTTTCTACACCACAATCTATTCAAAATCATTCGGAAACAACTCCTTCGTTCTTTTTTCCATCTCAGCGAACATCTGCCCAATCAGCGTCATCCGCGTGCTATTTCTTATTCTGGGAAAAAGGTTCTCATCATCATCTATTTGTGTAGCTTGCTTGGGAAGCATGATAAGATAGATAATTTATGGAAAAAGGCATTCTGGATAGTCTTCAGGAAGAGTTGTTTTTTCCAATATCAACGGCCCCATTATGAACCTACGTTTTCCCCTGCTGATAGGTCTGCTGTTTTCTTTTGCGTTTTCTGCTGCACAGGATCTCATTCACAGCCGCCATACGAGCTATATGACTTATATCTTCCGGCTTGATAATGAGGAAGCGCACAACCTCTACAAAGAGGGAATTCAGCAAGTAGATGAATCCTTTTTTCATACTGCAATTGATTCGTTTCCTACCGATTCAGGTCATTATAAGCGCCCGATGCCTGTCGGACATTACCTGTTTGCACATGTCCAGGATGCAGAATTGAAGGTGGAATTGTATTCCGAAGACCGGCTGGACATTCAACTGGTCAACAACAAACAGGATTTTGGGCTGATTATCCATGACTCTGTCGGAACTCCGGTGAAAGATGCACGGGTATTGCTGCATCGCCGTGTAGTTCCGTTTTCCGCTTCCATACAGCGTTATCAGATAGGCAAAACCCATAAAGAAGGCCTGTTAAGTGTAGAATATGGGGGACATACCAGCTTTTTCCGCATTGACCATACCGGAAAGGGAGACCGGTCCTTTTCAATCAAACGACTGCACCTGTACGCGATTTACTACACACCGGTACGCTTTGTCTGGCTGCCCATTAAAGCCATTATCCGTACGATCCGGTGGCGGAATCCCTACGGCTGGATTCGCAAAGTGGTGGCGATTTTTGATCCCGACTTCCGCCGCGATAAGGGGATAAAAACAGGGTATATGGTATTCAGCCAGCCGGTTTACCGGCCCGGAGATACTGTTCGTTTTAAGGCATGGATCGCCAGTCCCAAAGGCAGACCGTTCAGCCGTCCGCTGGATGTGGTACTGCAAGGTCCTGGTTACAGTAGCAGCATCAACAAAACACTGGAGACAATTACGCCGACACGTAAAGGCGTTTATATCTTCGAATTTGTACTCCACGACAGCCTGAAACTGACGCTCGATCAGTCCTATCGCGTGGGACTCAATAAACAGCCCTGGAGAGCAGTGATTTCCGGGCAGTTTCAGTTTGAGGACTACGAGTTGCACGAAACAAATTATGTATTTCGCAGTGAGTTGGAACAACACAGCCCCGGTTTTCCCATGGCCTTTTATGCGCGGGGTTATGATGCCAATGACCTCAATCTGCTCGATGCAGATATGGATCTGTATGTTTTTCCCAAATATATCGACCATATTACTGTTGACAGCCTTTTCCTGGCCGATACGCTTTGGACCTATCAACAGCGGCTCGATCCTGTAGGAGAAACCAAAATCATTCTGCCCGACAGTTTATTGCCCGGGGCAAACCTTACCTATGAAACAGTCGCGGTATTTACCAATGCTTCCAACGAACGCCATGAAGAAAAGCGAAGAATCCGCTACCTCAACGAACCCGTAAAACTCGCCCTCACACTCGCCGCAGATACACTGAAAGGCGACTACCTGATCCGGGGAAAATCGAATCCTTCCAGCGGGAAGCTATATGCCTTTTCTGCGGATGGAGATACCCTTCTGAAATCGAAGGTATCACTTCCGCTCCGCCTGCCTGTCAATCCCTACATATTTCAGTATGTGTTGAAAACTGACAATCTGACCGCCAGGCTGAATGTATCAGAAGAACCCCCTTCGCTTTCCTGCTTTGCCTACCGCACGCCAGATTCGCTGTTTGTACAGGTCGATAATCCGCGTAACCTTTCTTTCTGGTATGCCCTTTACCGAAAAAACCAGCGGATCACGCAGGGAACAGGCACGACGTGGAAACTGGCTATGCCCGCCACCCGGAGTCAGAATTATTTTATTTCCCTTCAATATATCTGGGCCGGAGAAGTAAAAGATGCGGAATATAAAGTCAGTTTTGCAGACAAAGCCCTGACCGTAAACTTTGAGCAGCCGGCGACGATTTATCCCGGACAGAAGACAGCCATAAGCCTGCGCGTTACGGATGTGGATGGAGCGCCTGTTCCTTTTGCCGACCTCACAGCATGGGGCATTACCAGCAAATTTAAAAACGCCGGCGCACCTACAGTACCTGACTTCAGCAAAACCTATCCCGGGCGGAAAATGCTTCACAGCTTTGCAGAAAAGGATGCCCTCAACGGCCCTGATCAATACAGTCTCGATCTGGACTATACCCGGTGGAATGAACTTGCGGGACTTGACAGCATTGCCTGGTTTCAGTTTCTGTATCCGGAGAATGGATTTTACAGTTATTCACTCCCTGCCAAAGACAGCGCGTCGCAGTTGGTTCCATTTGTCGTGAAAAATGGAAAACTACTGGATGTACACATGATCTTTATAGATGAAAAAATGGTCTATTTCAGCGGTGTAACGGCACTTACCCGCTATACTTTTGCGGCAAACCCCGGCTATCACAACCTCCGCCTGAGAACGGCAGAATACACGGTGCAAATAGACAGCGTACAACTTTTGCCCGGGCAAAAACTCATATTCAGTACAGAGGCCCAGCCATTTAACCCACGGGCAAACGTGAGCTTTACCGGAAGCAAACTGGTGCCAACGGAAATTTCCATGCTCAGCCGTATGCTGATGCCGGTCAGACGCGCCACCAATGATACACAGATGGCCATCGCACAAGACGGGCGTTATCAGCTTTCCCAGCCACAGGTTTACGGGTACGGGAATCAGGTCTTTGGCCCGTTTTATCCCCGCGAGTTTCAGTATATAGAACAGGCTACTTCGGAGAAATTTACAGAAGTATTTGAGCCAGATTATGACTACGAATTTGGCCCACGCCGAATCAAAATGCGCAGTGTCAATATGCAGGGCCGGATCACGCGGCAACTGCCCGAAACCCATAAGCCTCCGGTGTTTACCGATAGCCTTTTGACAGAAGCAGAGATTATGGCTTTATGGGATTACACCGTAGCGAAATCAGACCGGGCATACTACTATCAGCATATATACGATGAGCCGACAGCCACAACCAACGGATACGGGCGGTTGCAGGTGGAAACCGGGCGAATGGATTCCCTTGTGCAGCAGATACTATTTGAGGTAAATGATCCCGATTTTATCCGTATTTATCCGGGAAATGAGAGACTCTTTCACCAGTTGAAAGCAGGCGAATATCTTCTCGTCGGATTGCGAAGTGACAGCAGCTTTTTCCGCATCCGCAACCTGAAAGTTCGCGTCAACGGGCTGAATTATTACCGCGAATCGAACCCCGACATTGAACCTGCCAGTAATTTCAGCACCCAATTATTAAAGCAGGTGAATGACCGCATTCGCAGCAAAAAAATCCTCGAAACGCAAAAGATTGAGATTAACAAGATATATCGCCCGGGTCTGATTGCCCTGCCTCCACAGGCTGCGTTTACACACCTGATTTCAGGGCGGGTGACAGACGAACAAACGGGAGAACCACTGCCGGGCGCGTCTGTGATTATCAAAGGCACTTCCTTTGGAACATTTACTGATCAGGACGGATATTTTGAATTGTATGGTCCGCAGGATGCCGTGCTGAGCATTTCATATATTGGTTTTGCTTCCCAGGAAATTCCGGTTTCAGGTATAGGCGAGCTGACAATCAGTATGGAGGAAGAAGTAACGATGCTGGAAGAAGTTGTGGTTGTAGGATATGGTGTTGTGCGAAAAGCAAACCTTGCATCAAGTGTCATTACAGTCTCTTCCACCCAACAACTTGCCGGAAAAGTTGCAGGGGTACAGGTAACCCCACTTACTGACATTCGCTCCCAGTCGGTCGATGCCGCTGATCCGGCTGCCCTTCCGGGTGATGAGGCCGTGGCGGATAAAGAAACCTACCAGTCCGGCGATGCCGGCAACACTTTGCGGCGCAACTTCCGCGACCATGCTTTCTGGCAACCCAATCTGCTGACAGGCCGCGATGGCAGGGCTACATTTACCACTACCTTCCCTGACGATGTGACAAAATGGAAAACCTTCGCGCTCGCAATGGGGCCAAACAGGCAGAGCGGACAAGGGCAGGGCGAAATCAAAGCCTACAAAAACCTGATGGCCCAGCTTTCACTTCCCCGTTTTCTTGTGGAGGGAGACACCACCTTTGTGATTGGTAAAGTACTCAATTATACCCCCGACACGGTTACTGTTACTACAAATTTTCAGGTGGAAGAAAACGAGGCCGTAACACGCCAGGCACAGCTTATTACTTCGGTTTTTGATACACTTATGCTTGTTGCCCCCGATCATGACAGCCTCAGCATTACCTACAGCATGCAGCGGGAAAATGGCTATTTCGACGGAGAAAAACGCACCATTCCGCTTTTCCCCAGAGGCACAGAAGAGACAGATGGAATGTTTGTCAGTCTGGATCGGGACACCAGTTTTACCCTGATTTCCGAAGCCCCAATGACCGGGCTTACGATTCGCGCACAGGCGAGTCCCCTGCGGGTGCTACTCGGCGAAATGGAGCGGATTCACAAATACCGCTATCTATGCAACGAACAACTCGCCTCCAAAATCAAGTCCCTCCTCATGGAAGCCAAAGTACGGGAGCTGCTGGGCGAAAAACTTGACATAGACAAAGAAATCAGGCAACTGATTGACAAACTAGAGGAAAGCCAGGATAGTGAGGGACTTTGGGGATGGTGGAAGAATGGCAGCTATACCCCATGGATCAGCCGCCACGTGCTGGAAGCCCTGCTGGCCGCTGAAGCCGCAGGTTATCCGGTGAAGTTTAACCGGCAGGCAGCAATCGGAGAACTGGTGTATCAGCTGGAGGGAAAATATCTGCCACCCGGCTACCAGATTCAAAACTTGTTTCTCCTGCATAAATTGGGCGGGAAAATAGATTTTTTACTCCGCACAGACAGCCTCAGCCGCGATACTACGCTGGATCAGATCGGGCAATTTCAACTCATCGAACTCAAGCAGACCTTAGGGTTGCCCTATTCCCCCGACACCCTGTATGCCCAGCAGAAAGAAACCCTTTTTGGAAACCTGTACTGGGGTTTTGACGGGTATCACCCATTTTACAACAACTACACTGCGACCCTTACAGCGTACCGAATCCTTCGTGCAAATGGGGGAGAAGATACACGCCTGCGCAAGATCAGAAACTACCTTTTTGAGCAGAAGCAGGACGGCTATTGGGTCAATACCTACACTTCGTCGTCAATACTGGAAACGATTTTGCCCGAAGTGATGGCAGAACATCAGGCGATCAGCGTGCCCCGGCTTGTGCTGAGCGGAGCAGTTGAAGCTGAGGTTACAAAATTTCCCTACGAGACCCGGCTTGAACCCGGCCAGCAACTGTCAGTCGAAAAAACAGGCACGACACCCGTTTATTTCAGCGCGTTCCAGACATACTGGAACCAGGAGCCGGAGGCGGTGTCGGGCGATTTTACGGTCAGCAGTTATTTTCTGGCAGCCGGTGATACGCTCGGGCAGCTGGAAGCAGGCAAACCCGTTACCCTTCGGGTAGAAGTCGAGGTGAAAAAATTATCAGAATTTATGATGGTTGAGGTGCCGGTTCCGGCGGGCTGTTCTTATGCAGAAAAACCACAGAGTTTTTGGCGAAACCCAGAAGTTCATCGCGAGTATTTTCGCGACAGAGTGAGTATATTCTGCGAAAAGATGATCCCCGGCAAATATACGTTTGATGTAGAATTGTCTCCGCGGTATACAGGGATTTACAACCTCAATCCGGCGAAGATTGAGCAGATGTATTTTCCTGTTTTCTTTGGAAGAAATGAATTAAAAAGTGTAGAAGTGGAGTAAAGGAAAAAAAATTTACATCCCTTAAATCCAAATTTCGATGGGGCTCGTATGTCTGCAAATCATTTAAAAATCCCGTCCCATGAATCGAAATTTTATCACATCTCTACTGATCATCCTGCTGTCCGCGATGTTATTTCCGCAGACGGCTAAATCTGCTTCTGTCATTGTTACCAATTCCTCTGACAATGGTCCCGGCTCTCTTCGTGAGGCTGTCGCCAGCGCTATGCCCGGAGATATAATCGAATTTGCACCGGCTACCAACGGTATGGATTTCACCCTTATATCGGGAGAAATCCTGATTGACAAATCATTGACAATTGTGGGGAATGATTCTTCCCAGACAATGATCAGTGGAAATAATCTCAGCCGTATTTTTTCCATATCCAATGCAGGTACAGTAATCCTCAAAAATCTGAAACTGACGGATGGGAATGCAGCCGGAAACGGTGGGGCAATGATGATAGATAATTCTTCCGTACAGCTAATCTCCTGCGTGGTTACCAACTCCATGGCAACTGTCAGCGGAGGTGGAATTTTCCTGATGGGGGGAGAACTTACTGTAAATGGTTCATCTTTTTGGGGAAATACCGCTGGAGGAAATGCCGCCAGTGAAGGAGGGGGTGCAATTGCAAATGCTGCCGGTAACCTCACCATCAAAAACGGAACAACCGTCAATAACAACGTTGCCAACGGTGCCAGCGGCAGCGGAGGAGGAATCCTCAATAATACTGGCGGTATGCTCACAGTCATCGGAAGCACGATTTCCATGAACCACGCCAACCGCGCGGGTGGTGGAATCGAAGACAATTCGGGTGCGGCTACCGTTGTGAGACTCACAGACGTAACCCTCAGCGGCAACTCTACTGGTTCAGCTCCCGGCAATGGCGGCGCAGTACATATTACCGGCCCGGGCAATATGCTGGTTACTGGCGGAATGGTTTCCGGTAATACTGCCACCGCCGAAGGCGGCGGGTTGTGGAATGGCAGCGGGGAAATGGTCATTTCCGGAACGGTTATCGACGGAAATATAGCCAGCGGTGCACCTGCAGACCAGGGCGGTGGCGGCGTATTCAACAACGGCGGATCACTCACGATCAAAAACGGCACAACCATCACAAACAATTTAGCCAACGGAGCCAGCGGCAGCGGCGGTGGAGTGATGAACGAAGTGGGGGGTACACTGACGGTCATCGGCAGTACCATCTCCATGAACCACGCCAACCGTGCGGGTGGGGGTATTGAGGACAATTCGGGTGCGGCTACGGTTGTACGGCTGACGGATGTAATACTGAGCGGCAATACCACAGGTCCGGCCCCCGGCAACGGCGGTGCTGTGCACATCACCGGCCCGGGCAATATGCTGGTTACCGGCGGAATGGTTACCAGTAATACTGCCACCGCCGAAGGCGGCGGGTTGTGGAATGGCAGCGGGGAAATGGTCATTTCCGGAACGGTTATCGACGGAAATATAGCCAGCGGTGCACCTGCAGATCAGGGCGGCGGTGGCGTATTCAACAACGGCGGATCACTCACGATCAAAAACGGCACAACCATCACAAACAATTCAGCCAACGGAGCCAGCGGCAGCGGCGGTGGAGTGATGAACGAAGTAGGGGGTACACTGACCGTCATCGGCAGTACCATCTCGATGAACCACGCCAACCGTGCGGGTGGGGGAATCGAAGACAATTCGGGTGCGGCTACCGTTGTGAGACTCACAGACGTAACCCTCAGCGGCAACTCTACTGGTTCAGCTCCCGGCAATGGCGGCGCAGTACATATTACCGGTGCAGGCGATATGCTGATCTCAGGCGGAATGGTTACCGGGAATACTGCTGCCAGAGAAGGTGGCGGGTTGTGGAATGGCAGCGGAAAAATGACCGTAAGAGGTGTCACGCTTGACGGCAATATGGCCAATGGCCCTGCAACTGATGATGGCGGAGGTGCCATATTCAACAATGGCGGGACCCTGAAAATTACCTTATCAACTATTTCCAATAACTTCTCTTCCGGAGCGATGGGCAATGGCGGCGGCGTACACAACAATAATGGCGGTGTTGCGATCCTCTATACCACTATATCGGGCAACAGCTCCGGCAATCAGGGGGGCGGTATCAGTAATACAGGGACATTGAGCGTTTCAGGCAGCACCATTACTCAGAACATGGCAATGAGCAACGGTGGAGGTTTTTCGCAAAATATGACCACAGATATGGTTACTTTTAAGAGTACCCTTATTGCCGGAAATATGGGCACAGGCTCAGGACAGGATGTGTTTTCCGCAGGAACAATCAAGTCGCTCGGCTATAATCTGGTAGGTCAGGATGATCTGGCAATCTTCCCCTCCAAATCCACTGATATAACTGGTACAGCTGCAAGTCCTGTAGATCCGATGCTGGATGTACTGGCCAATAACGGCGGAGCAACCCAGACACATGCCCTGCTGTGTGGAAGTCCGGCAATTGACGCCGGTGATCCGGGCAATAATTCTGCTGACCAGCGCGGAATGATCGTCTTCAACGGTACGAGAGATATTGGTGCATTCGAACTTCAGACTGGTTGTTCGGTAAATGCAAACCGGAAAGCAGGGGTTGCATTCGAAGCAGCAATCAATAGCCAGGTATATCCCAATCCCGCAACCGAAGGATGGTTACAAATAGAAATACCTGCGGATCAAATCTACACACAGGCAACAATCAGACTGGTAGATTTGACCACAGGCAAGACAATCCGTGAAAATATGGTTTCACTTGGGAGTACGAAGATGAACGTAAGCGATCTGGTTTCCGGAACCTATTTAGTACAGGTGATTTCCGGAGAAAATATGAGCAATCACAAATTGATCATTATGAATTAAAACTAGGTAATTTTGGAGTTTCAGCCGCTTCATTCTGCAATTTGCGGGATGGAGCGGTTTTTAGTTTACCCCGCATTGGCCTACAGTATAACTCGTTACACCATTGATTTCAGCCATACATGGATTAGAATAAGTAACACCATCACAGCCGCATACGGGATTGTAGTCAGCTGTACACAGACAGGTGATACATATTTTGCTTTTGTCGATACATGGGTCAACATCCTCTTTATCACAGCTGAAAAAAGCCATTGAAAGGAAAATGATCAGGAAAGCGGGGATTTTTATCTGCGTTTTCATACAAATAAATTAAAGTTTGTTTGTTTCCCTTAAGACGGGGACAAAACAGAAGATGCTGCATGAGTTTTGGGGATTTTCTGACTTTACGACTAAAAGGGAGCGATGAAACAGGGAATCAAATATTTCCCGAACAATCTTGCTCATTTTTAGTTGTCATTTTCTATATTCACACCAAAACTCAGCGCTATGGCAAAAAAGAAACTTGAAGACTATACAGTTGAAGAACTTCAAAAGCAGAAAAAAACCATCACTACCATTATATCTATTATGGCCGGGTTGATCATTGCTTTTGGTATTTACTTCGTATACAGCCTTATTGCCGGAACCTGGAATCCTACAAAAACGCTTTCAACTGTTTCTGTAGCGATGCTGGTTGTCGTAATCTCCTCTAACGCCGCGATTTTGAGCGGGGTAAGTGCCGAATTGAAAAAGAGAGGGACCTCCTGAGCAATAAATCGCGAGGGCAGTTCCATAGATTATAACAACAACGGTCACCGTTAAGACCATCTGTAATTGCTCCCTTGGGCTGTTAAGAAACCGATGCTCTGCGATATTTCAAAAGTACATACGGGCTTCGTCGTAATGCCCAGAGTTACCCATTGTACAGAAGATGAGAATTGGGGAAAGTAGGTGAGGGCAAAAAGTATTTGTCGTAAAATCAACCTCCTTTCGCGTCAAAAATTGATTTTTTCTTAATTTTGGCGCAGATGGGTCTTTCCAAGCAAAATATGATCGCCTGCCTCGATGTGCAATATGCTCCCCATTCTGCCGCAGCCGCAGCAGTAATATTTACAGAATGGAAAGATGCCGTTCCTGCTAATATCTATACTCTGGTATCAGCGGATATACAGGACTATATTCCCGGCAAATTTTATCTCCGCGAGCTTCCTCCGCTACTTTCACTTATCGCTACTGTAAAAGAGCCGCTGAATTGCATCATTATTGACGGATATTGTTATCTGTCAGACGACTATGCTCCCGGGCTGGGATATTACCTGCACGAAAAACTCAATCCCAAAATCCCTGTTATCGGAGTGGCAAAAAGTAAGTTCAGGAATATGGACATGGCGATAGAAGTATTTCGGGGTCAGAGCGAAAAACCGCTTTATATAACCGCCATTGGTATAAGCGATGAAATGGCTGCTTCCTGCATAAAAAATATGCATGGAAGCTACAGAATGCCGGCTTTACTTAAGCTGGCCGATCAGCTTTCAAGAAAAACTTTTCAGGAATGAAACGCTGGTTCGGGTTCCTATCGGTTTTTTCGATTTTAATCTTGTGTGGGTTAATGGCTTTACCGCGTTTTAGTTTAAACCTATACTATTCAGTTGGTCAGCCAATAGATAGCCTGAACAGTGTGAAAGTCTATTATAATGGAGCTATTGGCCATGTATCCGGTCGCAATATGTCCAATGACAGCTACAATTTGGGCTTAAAATACCAATGCGTTGAGTTCGTAAAACGTTACTACTACGAACATCTTAACCACAAGATGCCGGATACATATGGTCATGCAAAAGATTTCTTTGACCGAAACCTGAAAGATGGCCAGAAAAATACAAAACGAGATTTGATGCAATACCGCAATCCGGGAAGATCCAAACCCCAGATTGGCGATTTGATTGTTTTATCGGAAACGGTTTTTAACAAATATGGCCATGTGGCCATTGTTTCAGCTGTGAGCGATAAAGAGGTAGAGATTATTCAACAAAACCCTGGACGTTTCGGGAAGTCCCGCATAACCTATTCTCTCCAAAAACGGGGTAACAACTGGCAGATTGACAACCATCGCATTTTAGGCTGGCTGAGAAAAGAATAGTGGTTATATTCAGCCTGTAAAAATTCTCTACCATGCGCTACATCGCCCTCACCATCGTCATTCTTGTGGCCCTGACAAGCTGCCAGTCCCCCGCACCTTCTTACGAAGTCCGCCAGTGGGAAAAACTCACGATTTCCTTCACCGGACCTCATACTTCCGAGCAATCCGATGCCAATCCCTTCCTCGACTACCGCCTGGTGGTTCGTTTTGCGCAGGGAGACAAGGTCTATGAAGTGCCCGGCTTTTACGCTGCGGATGGGAATGCCGCTGAAACCAGCGACAGCACCGGTGCTGTCTGGCAGGTGCGATTTCGCCCTGATGCGCCGGGAGACTGGTCTTACGAAGTCTCCTTTCGGCAGGGGAAAAATATTGCAGTCTCCGATGACCCGCAGGCAGGCCAATCCGTCGCCTTCGACGGCCAGAAAGGGCGTATCCACGTATTGCCCGCAGCTGAAAGCGCAGAAGGCAAAATCCGCCGCGTGCCGGGGCATTACCTCCAATACGCCGGATCGGGGCGGTACTTCCTGAAAGGCGGAGCCGACAGTCCTGAAAATTTTCTGGCTTACACCGATTTTGACGGTACATTTCGGGCCGAAATGGCCGAAGGAAGAGAGGGCGAAGCCAATCCCCGCGATGTACTCCACCACTATGAACCCCATTTACAGGACTGGAAAGACGGCGACCCAACCTGGCAGGGAGGAAAAGGCAAAACAATGATCGGGGCGCTTAATTATCTCGCATCCAAAGGCATGAACTCGGTCTATTTCCTCACCATGAATATCGGCGGCGATGGAAAAGACGTATGGCCTTATACTGCTTATGGCGAAAGGCTGCGCTTTGATTGCAGCAAACTCGACCAGTGGGA
The DNA window shown above is from Bacteroidia bacterium and carries:
- a CDS encoding carboxypeptidase-like regulatory domain-containing protein, giving the protein MNLRFPLLIGLLFSFAFSAAQDLIHSRHTSYMTYIFRLDNEEAHNLYKEGIQQVDESFFHTAIDSFPTDSGHYKRPMPVGHYLFAHVQDAELKVELYSEDRLDIQLVNNKQDFGLIIHDSVGTPVKDARVLLHRRVVPFSASIQRYQIGKTHKEGLLSVEYGGHTSFFRIDHTGKGDRSFSIKRLHLYAIYYTPVRFVWLPIKAIIRTIRWRNPYGWIRKVVAIFDPDFRRDKGIKTGYMVFSQPVYRPGDTVRFKAWIASPKGRPFSRPLDVVLQGPGYSSSINKTLETITPTRKGVYIFEFVLHDSLKLTLDQSYRVGLNKQPWRAVISGQFQFEDYELHETNYVFRSELEQHSPGFPMAFYARGYDANDLNLLDADMDLYVFPKYIDHITVDSLFLADTLWTYQQRLDPVGETKIILPDSLLPGANLTYETVAVFTNASNERHEEKRRIRYLNEPVKLALTLAADTLKGDYLIRGKSNPSSGKLYAFSADGDTLLKSKVSLPLRLPVNPYIFQYVLKTDNLTARLNVSEEPPSLSCFAYRTPDSLFVQVDNPRNLSFWYALYRKNQRITQGTGTTWKLAMPATRSQNYFISLQYIWAGEVKDAEYKVSFADKALTVNFEQPATIYPGQKTAISLRVTDVDGAPVPFADLTAWGITSKFKNAGAPTVPDFSKTYPGRKMLHSFAEKDALNGPDQYSLDLDYTRWNELAGLDSIAWFQFLYPENGFYSYSLPAKDSASQLVPFVVKNGKLLDVHMIFIDEKMVYFSGVTALTRYTFAANPGYHNLRLRTAEYTVQIDSVQLLPGQKLIFSTEAQPFNPRANVSFTGSKLVPTEISMLSRMLMPVRRATNDTQMAIAQDGRYQLSQPQVYGYGNQVFGPFYPREFQYIEQATSEKFTEVFEPDYDYEFGPRRIKMRSVNMQGRITRQLPETHKPPVFTDSLLTEAEIMALWDYTVAKSDRAYYYQHIYDEPTATTNGYGRLQVETGRMDSLVQQILFEVNDPDFIRIYPGNERLFHQLKAGEYLLVGLRSDSSFFRIRNLKVRVNGLNYYRESNPDIEPASNFSTQLLKQVNDRIRSKKILETQKIEINKIYRPGLIALPPQAAFTHLISGRVTDEQTGEPLPGASVIIKGTSFGTFTDQDGYFELYGPQDAVLSISYIGFASQEIPVSGIGELTISMEEEVTMLEEVVVVGYGVVRKANLASSVITVSSTQQLAGKVAGVQVTPLTDIRSQSVDAADPAALPGDEAVADKETYQSGDAGNTLRRNFRDHAFWQPNLLTGRDGRATFTTTFPDDVTKWKTFALAMGPNRQSGQGQGEIKAYKNLMAQLSLPRFLVEGDTTFVIGKVLNYTPDTVTVTTNFQVEENEAVTRQAQLITSVFDTLMLVAPDHDSLSITYSMQRENGYFDGEKRTIPLFPRGTEETDGMFVSLDRDTSFTLISEAPMTGLTIRAQASPLRVLLGEMERIHKYRYLCNEQLASKIKSLLMEAKVRELLGEKLDIDKEIRQLIDKLEESQDSEGLWGWWKNGSYTPWISRHVLEALLAAEAAGYPVKFNRQAAIGELVYQLEGKYLPPGYQIQNLFLLHKLGGKIDFLLRTDSLSRDTTLDQIGQFQLIELKQTLGLPYSPDTLYAQQKETLFGNLYWGFDGYHPFYNNYTATLTAYRILRANGGEDTRLRKIRNYLFEQKQDGYWVNTYTSSSILETILPEVMAEHQAISVPRLVLSGAVEAEVTKFPYETRLEPGQQLSVEKTGTTPVYFSAFQTYWNQEPEAVSGDFTVSSYFLAAGDTLGQLEAGKPVTLRVEVEVKKLSEFMMVEVPVPAGCSYAEKPQSFWRNPEVHREYFRDRVSIFCEKMIPGKYTFDVELSPRYTGIYNLNPAKIEQMYFPVFFGRNELKSVEVE
- a CDS encoding choice-of-anchor Q domain-containing protein produces the protein MNRNFITSLLIILLSAMLFPQTAKSASVIVTNSSDNGPGSLREAVASAMPGDIIEFAPATNGMDFTLISGEILIDKSLTIVGNDSSQTMISGNNLSRIFSISNAGTVILKNLKLTDGNAAGNGGAMMIDNSSVQLISCVVTNSMATVSGGGIFLMGGELTVNGSSFWGNTAGGNAASEGGGAIANAAGNLTIKNGTTVNNNVANGASGSGGGILNNTGGMLTVIGSTISMNHANRAGGGIEDNSGAATVVRLTDVTLSGNSTGSAPGNGGAVHITGPGNMLVTGGMVSGNTATAEGGGLWNGSGEMVISGTVIDGNIASGAPADQGGGGVFNNGGSLTIKNGTTITNNLANGASGSGGGVMNEVGGTLTVIGSTISMNHANRAGGGIEDNSGAATVVRLTDVILSGNTTGPAPGNGGAVHITGPGNMLVTGGMVTSNTATAEGGGLWNGSGEMVISGTVIDGNIASGAPADQGGGGVFNNGGSLTIKNGTTITNNSANGASGSGGGVMNEVGGTLTVIGSTISMNHANRAGGGIEDNSGAATVVRLTDVTLSGNSTGSAPGNGGAVHITGAGDMLISGGMVTGNTAAREGGGLWNGSGKMTVRGVTLDGNMANGPATDDGGGAIFNNGGTLKITLSTISNNFSSGAMGNGGGVHNNNGGVAILYTTISGNSSGNQGGGISNTGTLSVSGSTITQNMAMSNGGGFSQNMTTDMVTFKSTLIAGNMGTGSGQDVFSAGTIKSLGYNLVGQDDLAIFPSKSTDITGTAASPVDPMLDVLANNGGATQTHALLCGSPAIDAGDPGNNSADQRGMIVFNGTRDIGAFELQTGCSVNANRKAGVAFEAAINSQVYPNPATEGWLQIEIPADQIYTQATIRLVDLTTGKTIRENMVSLGSTKMNVSDLVSGTYLVQVISGENMSNHKLIIMN
- a CDS encoding Kazal-type serine protease inhibitor domain-containing protein, translating into MKTQIKIPAFLIIFLSMAFFSCDKEDVDPCIDKSKICITCLCTADYNPVCGCDGVTYSNPCMAEINGVTSYTVGQCGVN
- a CDS encoding endonuclease V → MGLSKQNMIACLDVQYAPHSAAAAAVIFTEWKDAVPANIYTLVSADIQDYIPGKFYLRELPPLLSLIATVKEPLNCIIIDGYCYLSDDYAPGLGYYLHEKLNPKIPVIGVAKSKFRNMDMAIEVFRGQSEKPLYITAIGISDEMAASCIKNMHGSYRMPALLKLADQLSRKTFQE
- a CDS encoding CHAP domain-containing protein — its product is MALPRFSLNLYYSVGQPIDSLNSVKVYYNGAIGHVSGRNMSNDSYNLGLKYQCVEFVKRYYYEHLNHKMPDTYGHAKDFFDRNLKDGQKNTKRDLMQYRNPGRSKPQIGDLIVLSETVFNKYGHVAIVSAVSDKEVEIIQQNPGRFGKSRITYSLQKRGNNWQIDNHRILGWLRKE